A portion of the Vanessa atalanta chromosome 14, ilVanAtal1.2, whole genome shotgun sequence genome contains these proteins:
- the LOC125068963 gene encoding xanthine dehydrogenase 1-like — MSEDLHLKTTEINLPKFLKTSLKDQIILNVKIPPLSNSHLIRTYKIMARAQNTHAIVNAGFNFHVDKNQKILTSNIVYGSISPTYNHARNVENILKGQPLFSDETLRMALVKLQEDIVPLDDPSEPSPFCKKAIALGLFYKAILSLSPSVNPRYASGGSELVRPLSSGIQSYETDKSLWPLNQPVPKLEALSQCSGEALYSCDNVSGPRDVHVAFVLSTICLGEIVQFDTTEVLKIPGVVAFLSAKDIPGTNSFIPKDEQFEEEILASKKISYYGQPIGLIAAISRKLAIKAAGLVKVSYKKYDTKPVLSITEALNAPDKQNRIREDVTIKATDKGNETTHTIKGHYYIPDQYHFTMETQSCRAELTRRGIRVWSATQWMDLVQIAVARSLDLPLNSVDVSAGRVGGAYGGKASRSALPACAAALAAHALGRGASLVMPLTDNMHAVGKRQAARFEYELGVNNDGVIQHADIVYYSDCGYSYNDSSGSEIASTMANLYDTSRWNIKGYSVLTDKAGNTWCRAPATTEGTAIAEHLMERISHITKKDPIDIRKINIAPKHNKVKDMIDTFKMDTNYNDRRAEIEKYNATNAWKKKGLQLTIMSYPIVYYGNFSVTISVYHADGTILMSHGGIEMGQGINTKAAQVCAYTLKVPLSMVTVRGSDNFVSPNSMASSGSITSEAVAFATVKACNELLKRLETVKEELDEPTWQEVVKAAYDKGINLQVNAMTSQLDNLVGYPVYGVCSAEVHLDVLSGTHIINRVDLLEDTGRSLNPDLDVGQIEGAFVMGLGLWTTEHLIYDASGQLLTNRTWTYKPPGACDIPVDFRISFSRNSINNNGVLGSKATGEPAFVLAVVVVHALHEAIVEARKEYGYNDTEWVHVDTPYCVENIIRGISPNIKSYKLK, encoded by the exons ATGTCAG AGGATCTGCATTTGAAGACAACAGAAATTAATTTGCCGAAGTTCTTGAAAACCTCACTTAAAGACCAAATTATATTGAACGTGAAAATACCGCCTTTGTCCAATAGCCACTTGATAAGAACATACAAG ATTATGGCCCGCGCCCAAAATACTCACGCGATAGTCAACGCTGGGTTCAATTTCCATGtagataaaaatcaaaaaattctCACTTCAAACATAGTCTATGGTTCCATAAGTCCCACGTACAACCATGCCAGAAATGTTGAGAATATACTAAAAGGGCAACCGCTGTTCAGTGATGAAACTCTGCGGATGGCGTTAGTGAAGTTACAGGAAGACATCGTCCCACTTGATGATCCGTCAGAACCATCGCCGTTCTGCAAGAAGGCTATCGCTTTGGGATTGTTTTATAAG GCAATTCTCTCGTTAAGTCCGTCAGTGAATCCTAGATATGCATCCGGAGGCAGTGAGTTAGTCAGACCCCTTTCGAGCGGCATCCAATCCTACGAAACAGACAAGAGCCTGTGGCCACTCAACCAGCCTGTACCGAAATTGGAAGCTCTATCTCag tgtTCAGGTGAAGCGTTATACAGTTGCGATAATGTTTCCGGCCCTCGAGACGTGCACGTAGCGTTCGTCCTCTCCACGATCTGTCTCGGTGAAATTGTCCAATTCGATACCACTGAAGTATTG AAAATTCCAGGCGTCGTAGCATTTTTATCCGCCAAAGATATACCAGGGACGAACTCCTTTATCCCCAAAGACGAACAATTCGAAGAGGAAATTTTGGCCAGTAAAAAGATATCCTACTACGGTCAACCGATTGGTTTAATCGCAGCCATCTCTAGAAAACTGGCTATCAAGGCAGCCGGCTTGGTAAAAGTgtcgtataaaaaatatgatactaaGCCCGTATTGAGCATAACAGAAGCATTAAATGCTCCCGATAAGCAAAACCGA attcgCGAGGATGTGACAATTAAAGCAACAGATAAAGGCAACGAAACTACTCACACTATTAAAGGTCATTATTACATCCCAGACCAGTACCACTTTACTATGGAGACTCAGAGCTGCAGGGCGGAACTCACGCGTCGCGGGATACGAGTATGGTCGGCTACGCAGTGGATGGACTTAGTGCAGATCGCAGTGGCCAGGTCACTGGACTTACCGTTGAACAG CGTGGACGTGTCGGCGGGGCGCGTGGGCGGCGCGTACGGCGGCAAGGCGTCGCGCTCCGCGCTGCCGGCGTGCGCCGCCGCGCTGGCCGCGCACGCGCTCGGCCGCGGCGCCAGTCTCGTCATGCCGCTGACGGACAACATGCACGCCGTCGGCAAGCGACAGGCGGCTCGATTCGAGTACGAG TTGGGTGTGAACAACGACGGGGTTATTCAGCACGCAGACATCGTCTACTACTCGGACTGCGGTTATTCGTACAACGACTCGTCGGGCTCAGAGATAGCATCTACTATGGCCAATCTGTATGACACTTCCAGGTGGAATATCAAAGGGTACAGCGTTCTCACTGATAAAGCTGGTAACACTTGGTGCAGAGCTCCAG caacTACTGAAGGGACAGCTATTGCGGAACATTTAATGGAACGAATATCGCACATAACAAAGAAAGACCCAATCGATATACGAAAAATTAACATCGCACCCAAACACAACAAAGTAAAAGACATGATAGATACATTCAAAATGGACACCAATTACAACGATCGAAGAGCCgaaatcgaaaaatataatGCCACCAACGCTTGGAAGAAAAAAGGCTTACAACTAACGATAATGAGTTATCCTATTGTGTATTATGGAAATTTTTCAGTAACGATTTCTGTGTATCACGCCGATGGGACAATTTTGATGTCCCATGGAGGAATCGAAATGGGCCAGGGCATAAATACAAAGGCGGCCCAAGTTTGCGCGTACACTTTAAAAGTTCCATTAAGCATGGTGACGGTCAGGGGTTCGGATAACTTCGTGTCTCCGAACAGCATGGCGAGCAGCGGCAGCATCACAAGTGAAGCTGTAGCATTTGCCACTGTTAAAGCTTGTAATGAATTGTTGAAGAGGTTGGAGACTGTCAAGGAAGAGCTTGACGAGCCGACTTGGCAAGAGGTTGTTAAAGCTGCGTAcgataaag GAATAAATCTACAAGTTAACGCTATGACGTCGCAGCTGGACAATCTGGTAGGATACCCGGTATATGGAGTTTGTTCCGCGGAAGTTCACTTAGACGTACTCAGCGGAACCCATATTATTAACAGAGTGGATCTCTTGGAAGACACAGGCCGTAGTCTCAACCCTGATCTTGACGTGGGCCAA attgaagGCGCGTTTGTAATGGGTCTAGGGCTTTGGACAACAGAACATTTGATCTATGATGCTTCAGGTCAGCTGTTGACCAATCGAACATGGACGTATAAGCCGCCTGGTGCGTGTGATATTCCAGTCGATTTTCGAATTTCATTTAGCAGGAACTCGATAAACAATAATGGGGTTTTAGGGTCAAAag